The nucleotide sequence GCAGCACAAGGCTGCGGACGCAGTTCCGAATCTGGAGAAGGCGGCCGAGGTGCAGCCGGATTCACGCGAGGCGCACTTGTTTCTGGCAGATGCTTATGAACAGCTGGGGGAATCTGCGAAGGCGGCTGCGGAGCGGGCGCGCGCAGGGCAGCGTTGAGAGATGAGACGGGGCAAGCCCCGTCTCTACATATAGATTCTCGAGTGCGATCAGCTTCCTTCGAGATTGGCTTCCCTTGTTCGAGTAAGGAATGCGGCTGCGAGAACGATCACTACCGGATAGCACTCCAAGGTATAGCGGGTTTCCGGGTTCTCCAGTGATCCGAGGAACGCGGAGCGGAGCAGGACAAATCCTCCCAGCATTGCCAGCATACGAATTTGTGAACTTCGCTGGACCACAGCCATCAGAGCCATGGCGACATAGGCAAGATTCAACAGTCCGAAGGTCACGGCCATGATCGATCCTTTTATATCGTCATTAAATTCCCACCAGCGGACGTCCGGCGGGAGTAATTCGGTACGGGGCCTCAGCCACATGTCGACAATCCGCAAAGAGGGAAGCAGGACGTAATAGCGCGTCCGATGCTCGCGGATGCGCTCAGATGCTAACAGCCCGAACCGAACGTCCAGAGCCGCCGTCATGGCGCCGGACTCGTTGTAATCATCGATGAGTGCCAGCGTCGCGTCGCGCTGCTGCGGCGAATCGAAGGCTCGCGAAGGCAGTTTGTCGGGATCGATCTTGTCGCCGGGGACACTCCAGTAAATTTCCTCCACCGAGGCATAGTCGACGATCCAGGTTCTAACCCAGCGATTGAAACCACGGGCGGCGAGTTCGTCGCTTGCGGTCGCGTAACGGGGAGCAAGCGGTTGGAAGCGATGGAGGGTCGTCAGGTTGCGGAGTGTCCAAGGTACGAGAGGGACGAGGGCGCACAGCACGACGATGACTGCCGCATTAATGGCCGGAACAGGGCTTGCCTGGCTGCGCCAGCGTCTGCAAATCACAATGGCAAAGTAGAGACCGATCGCAGCCAGGAGTAGCCCGCCATCGGGACGCAGCAGGATGCAGGCGCCAATGGCCAGGCCCGATGCTACCCACATTTTCCAGTTGTATCGGTCATTCCTCAGAGCTTCGAATGCAGCAACACCACAGTCGAGCGCGAGAACAGTGAAAAAGACTTCCAACGTTTCGGTGAGGACCGCGGCAGCGTAGTTGGCCAGAAACGGGCAAAGCGCAGCCAGCGCGAACGCGATCCGCGCGCTGCGATCGGAAATAGCTCTACGCGCGAGATCGGCGATGAGGAGGCAAGTGCCCAGGTCGAGCAGGATCTGGATAAGCATCACGGCCCGGAAGTTTGCCGGCCCGAAGATTGCGAAGATGGCCGCCAGAAAAGCTGGATAACCCGGTAATCGCTCATCAGTGGGAACAATATTGCCAGCCTGTGTGGTCCCGTAGATGCCATGCTGGAGCCAGTTGGTGGCGAAGTCCGCGTAGATGCGGGAGTCGTCGGTTATGGAAGGGAAGTAGACAAGAAAGCAAAGGCGCAGCGCCAATCCAGCGAGAGCGGTTCCAAGGAAAAACCGGCGATGTCGGAGGAGCAGGCGGAGCACAGGAGAAATATAGCACTCAGCATTCAGCACTCAGCACTCGGATTCTGCCCTCGTCCGTTCTTGCGGCGTTAAGTCGTTTGGCAGAACACTGATTGCTGAATGCTTCAATTCCAAGTGCTACGATGGAGTGGCTCACAGTAATGGCAAAACAGGTCTTCTACGATCCGAAGCAGGCGCGCTGGAAGCGGATACGCCGGGTGTTCGACGCGGCGGCGCTGGCGCTGACCTTGCTAGTAATCTTCTTTATCTACACGGCGCTACGCAGCGAGCCGCTGCCTGATCTCTCGCTGCGAACGGAGAAGCGTCCTTATCACAAACTCAAGGAAGATGAAAAAGAAAGGGCCCGTGAAAAGCGGCGGATGGCGGCGATTGCCCGTTCGAGCCGGCTGCGGCATCCTCGCAAGGCGCCTTCCCAGATCAAACTGAACGCGGAACAGGGTGTCCGGGCTGCATTCTACGTATCGTGGGACGCTGCCAGTTTTTCGTCGTTGCGGGAATATTCCAGCCAGATCGATCTCCTGTTTCCGGTGTGGCTGCAAGTCCTGACTCCGGATGGCCGCCTGCAGGGAGTCGATACAGAAACCAACAAGATGTTTGACGTCGTGCATGACTCGAATATCCATACGGTCGACGACAAGGTCATGGCGTTCGTGAAGTCCGAGAACACCGGTCTGGAAGTTTTTCCGGTAGTGCAGAATTTTGACGGCACCGACTTCTTTCCGGGGATCTCTGACTTTCTCAATAGCCCGGAAGCCCGTGCCCGCTTCCGGCGTGAAATTGGGCTGTTCCTTTCGTCGGATCATTACAAGGGATTGATGGTGGATTTCGAGTCCTTTCCGAAGAAAGGGCAAGTGGGTTATGTGGCGCTGCTGCAGGAGCTTTCTTCCGACCTGCACGCTCGCGGGATGAAGCTGTACACCAGCGTCCAGGTTCGTAATCAGGACTACGATTATGCGGCGATCTCGGCGGCGGTAGATGGCGTCGTCATCATGAACTACGACGAGCACTATCCGGGAGGAACACCGGGGCCGGTGGCGTCACAGGAATGGTTTGCGTCGAACGTACAGGAGGCGATGAAAATCATTCCGAAAGAGAAGCTGATCTGCGCGATCGGCAATTATGGCTATGACTGGGTGGAGAAGCCGAAGAAAGGCAAGTTGCCACCGGGACTGATCGACAAGAACGTCTCGGTGCAGGACGCGTGGCTGGGATCCCGCGACTCAGAAGAAGATATTGATTTCGACGGCGACAGTTTGAATCCGCACTTCAGCTATCTCGACGAGCAAAACTTTCGCCACGACATCTGGTACCTGGATGCCGTGACAGCTCTGAATCAGATGCGGTCTGCGCAGACCTTGGGGATTGAGACGTTCGCTCTGTGGAGACTTGGCGCGGAGGACCGTTCGCTCTGGCGGGTATGGGATATACCGGGAGATGCGGATGCCGTCAATAAATTGCGCCAGGTTCCGCCCGGACAAGATGTCGATATGGAGGGGCAAGGTGAGATTCTGCGGATTGAGGCGCGGCCCGCAGAAGGCGAACGCGATCTGAAAGTAGATGCCTCGACCGGTCTGATTGATTTCGAGACATTTAACGCACTGCCCGAACCGTATCGCGTAGCGCGTTACGGAGCCAGCCAGAAGCAGCTGGCGATTACGTTTGATGACGGCCCCGATCCGCAATGGACTCCCAAGGTTCTCGATGTCCTGAAGAATGAGCATGCACCCGCAACGTTTTTCCTGATCGGCCTGCAAGCCGATAATTTCGGGAGTTTGACTAGCCGCATCTATCGCGAGGGGCATGAGATCGGGAATCATACGTTCACCCATCCCGACATCAGCAACATTGGATCGCGCTACATGCAGGTGGAACTGAACCTTACTGAGAGGCTGCTTGCGAGCCGGCTAGGCATCCGCACGCTTCTCTTTCGTCCGCCGTATTCGATCGATCAGGAACCGGATACAGAAGATCAGGTGCGTCCACTCGAACTTACCCAGGACATGGGGTACATCACGATCGGCAACAAGATTGATCCCAACGACTGGCGCGACAATCCGCGACACACGGCCGAGCAGATTGCGACCGACGTGCTGGAACATTTGCCTCCGTGTGCGGTCAACGATCAACGCTGCGGCAACATCATCCTGCTGCACGATGGCGGCGGGAATCGCGCGGAGACGGTGCGGGCGCTGCCTTTGATCATCGAAGGGGCGCGTGCTCGCGGATTCGAGTTTGTTCCCGTGTATCAGTTGATGGGCAAAACCAAGGTGGACGTGATGCCGCCGTTACGCGCCAATGAATTCTGGGGCGCGCGGCTGAACTGGTTGAGCTTCGGGCTATTTGACGGATTACTCGTCGCCATCGTCGTAGTCTTTTTTGTGGGCGACGTGCTCATGACGGGGCGCCTGGCTTCGATCGGCATATTGGCGGTTTACGATCGTCTGCGCTCGCAGGTGTTTGGAACGCCGGAGCAGGTAGCGGTCCATCGGCCGAAGGTAGCGATTCTGATTCCTGCGTATAACGAGGAGAAAGTGATTGAGCGCACGATCCAGGGTGCGCTCGATTCCGATTATCCAAACTTGCATGTGATTGTGATTGACGACGGGTCAACGGATCGGACGCTCGAAGTCGCACGGAGTGCTTTCCGCAGAGAAATCGCCGACGGCAGGGTCGTGATTCTGGGCAAGAAGAATAGCGGCAAAGCAGAGGCACTGAACTTCGGGCTGGAACATATCGGCGATGCGGAATTCTTTGTCGGTATCGATGCCGACACAATTATTGCGCCGGACGCAATCGCGCGTATGGTGCCGCATTTCATAAATCCGAGAGTTGGAGCAGTGGCGGGTAACGCAAAAGTCGGCAATCGTGTAAATCTGTGGACGCGCTGGCAGGCGCTGGAATATATCACCAGCCAGAACTTCGAGCGGCGCGCGCTGAACACGATGGGTGCAGTGAGCGTGGTGCCGGGTGCCATCGGCGCCTGGCGTGTGAGTGCGGTTCGCGACGCGGGCGGGTATCACGTGGACACAGTCGCAGAAGATGCGGACTTGACCATGGCGCTGCTGCGCGACGGATACCGCGTAGAGTATGAAGATCTTGCGCTGGCGTTTACAGAGGCTCCCACCAATGCAAATGGCCTTATGCGACAGCGCTTTCGCTGGTCGTTCGGGATTCTGCAGGCGGTCTGGAAGCATCGCGGAGTGTTTGCGCGCAAGGGAGTGCTGGGTTGGGTGGCCTTGCCAAATATTCTAATCTTCCAGATATTGCTCCCCCTGGTGTCGCCTTTTATCGACATCATGTTTCTGGGCGGGGCGCTCTGGTATGCCGTCAGAAAATACTTTCATCCTGATTCAACGGATCCCAGTGACTTCATCAAGCTGGTCGTATATTTCGCGGCATTTCTGATCATTGACTTCCTTGCGTCGGCGATTGCATTTGCGCTGGAGCGCCGTCAGCCCGAGGCTCGGGAAGATGGATGGTTGTTGAGCCAGGTGTGGCTGCAGCGATTCGCCTACCGGCAGTTGTTTTCCGTGGTGCTCATCAAGACACTGAAGCGTGCCATTCAAGGCAGGCCGTTTGCGTGGGACAAACTGGAGCGTTCGGCTGATGTCAACTATGTGCCTGCAGAGAAGCGCGACTCGGTCAATGTGCCGTAGCGGTCTGGATCGCAGTGAAGTTGAAATTTATCCCTGGCTGTTTGCTAACGTAGGAGATCGAAATTATGCCACGCACTATTATCGAGCCGTTCCGCATCAAGAGTGTCGAGCCGATTCACTGGACGACGCGCGCCCAACGGGAACAGTTTCTTCATGCCGCCAACTACAATCTTTTTCTGTTAGCAGCGGACGATGTGTTGATCGATCTCCTCACGGACTCTGGCACGGGAGCGATGTCGACCCATCAATGGGCGGCGATTATGGAAGGCGATGAGAGCTACGCGGGCAGCAAGAGCTTCGAGCGCTTCCGATCGTCGGTGCAGGATATCTTCGGTTACAAGCATGTGATCCCGACCCACCAGGGGCGGGCAGCGGAACGCATCCTCTTCAGTGTGATGTGCAAGAAGTGTGACGTTGTCCCCAACAATACGCACTTCGATACCACGCGCGCCAATGTGGAATTCACAGGTGCAGAGGCAGCGGACCTGGTGATCCCGGAGGGGCGCGAGCCCAGCCTCAAGCATCCATTCAAGGGGAATATGGATGTGAAGGCTCTCGAGGCTCTCATTGAGAAGGTAGGCCGCGAGCGGGTTCCGTTGGTGATGTTGACGGTGACGAATAACTCCGGCGGTGGCCAGCCCGTTTCGATGGAGAACGTGAGGGCTGTTCGCGCAGTCTGCGACCGGCATCGCATTCCTCTGTATTTCGACGCGTGCCGATTTGCGGAGAACGCGTATTTCATCAAGATGCGGGAACCGGAATACGCCAACAAGACTCCGAAGGAAATCGCACAGGAAATGTTCCGCTATGGAGATGGTTGCACGATGTCCGCCAAGAAAGATGGCATGGCGAATATCGGCGGCTTCCTGTGCACAAATAATGACATCCTGGCGCAGCAGGAAATGAATCTGTTGATTCTGACGGAAGGGTATCCAACGTACGGCGGTTTGGCTGGCCGCGATCTGGAAGCGATCGCAGTCGGGGTGCAGGAAGCTCTGCACGAGGATTATCTGCATTACCGTATTGCCTCCACCGCCTATCTTGGCAATCACATCGCGGAAGAAGGAGTGCCGATCGTGCAGCCGCCGGGCGGACACGCAATCTATATCGATGCGCGCGCTTTCCTGCCGCATGTGCCCTCGGATCAATTTCCCGGAGTGGCGCTGGCGAACGAACTCTATCTCGAAGGTGGGATTCGTTCGGTTGAGATTGGGACCCTGATGTTCGGCGCGGCTGCCAAGATGGATCTGGTCCGGTTGGCGATTCCCCGGCGCGTGTACACGCAAAGCCACGTTGACTACGTGGTCGAAGTAATCCTGCAGGTTTGGAAGAATCGCGCGCGGATTCCGGGCATGGTTCTCGATTACGAAGCTCCGTTCCTGCGACATTTCACGGCGCGTTTGAAACCGACGGAAGCAGCGGTCGCGGCCCGGCCCTGATGGCGTTGGGACTTTCGACTGCCTTGCAGACACTCGTCCTGCGCTACAATTCGACTCGATGAAAATCCTCGGGTTGCGTTCTGTCGTTCTTCTGCTGCTCACGATTCCCGTCTTTGCTCAAGATGGCCAACAGCAATTTGCCAGTCTGGGCGATTTCAAACTGGTCAGCGGAGAAGTAATCCGTGATTGCCGTATTGGCTATCGCATATACGGACACCTCAATCCTGAAAAATCAAACGTCATTTTGTTTCCGACTTGGGCTACAGGGACAACGGAACAGCTTGCCGGGCAAACTGCTCCGGGCGGACTCGCCGACAGCGGCAAATATTTCGTCGTGACGGTGGACGCTCTGGCAAACGGCGTTTCTTCCTCGCCCTCAAATAGCCACGCGCAGTCGCGCATGAAGTTTCCTCGGATCACGGTGCGCGACATGGTGAATACCCAGCATCAACTGTTGACGGAAAAGCTTGGCATTTCCCATGTCAGAGCGGTGATGGGGATTTCGATGGGAGGCATGCAGACGTTTCAGTGGCTGGTCTCGTATCCGGAATTTATGGACAAGGCGGTGCCGATCGTCGGCTCGCCTCGACTGGCAGCCTACGATCTAGTCCTCTGGAAATCGGAGATTGACGCGATCAAGAAAGATCCTGCATGGAAGAATGGAAACTACGCTCACAACCCTGCTGGCATTCAACTGGCCGAACTTGGAGCGCTCGTAGGCAAGACGCCGCAGCGTTTCAACCAGGAGACGAGCCGTGCCCAGGTTCTGGCGACGCTGGATGACGAATCCCGGAAGACCCGCCTCGACGCAAACGATCACATCCGTCAAATGGAAGCGATGATGGGGCTGGACGTATCGGATGTTTTTGGCGGGTCGATCGAGAAGGCAGCGGCTGCGGTGAAAGCGAAGGTGCTGGTGGTGGTAGGCACCTACGATCATGTGGTTACTCCGGAGCCGGCAAAAGCTTTTGCCAAAATGATGGGAGCGCAGGTGCTGGAGTACAACAGCGATTGCGGACATCAGACGCCTGCGTGCGAAGATAAGACGATCAACCCCCTCGTGGAGGCGTTCCTGGCCGCCGGGAAGTAATGCTTCCAGCGGGAGGATTCAGTCCGGGCGCAGCAGGTTAGTCCGTCGGTGACGGTGGTGACGAACTTTGCGGCGGAATTGAACAAATAGCCTCCAGTTTGACAAACCGAGGAATGCGCCTCTTCCGGGTGTAAAATGAGATTTCGCATTCTGTTACGCTCCCAGCACCGAAAGGATTCATCCTATGGCAACTCTTGAAGCTCCACCGCGTCCGCGCGTCGATCTGCATGCAGGTCCGTTTGTCACAGAGCCATTTTTTGATTTCAGCCGCGACGACAATGCGCGCAAGATGCGAGCCGCGATCGCGAAAGTGCGTGGGCAACTGGGCCGCGAGTATGACTTGATCATCGGCGGCAAGCGCGTCAAGACTTCCGACAAGATTCGATCCATCGATCCAGCGAAGCCATCGCAGGTGGTTGGCATTCACCAGAAGGCCGGTAAGGACCATGTAGAGCCGGCGATGCAGGCTGCGCTGAAGGCGTTCACAACCTGGAGCCGGACAACGGTCGAAGAGAGGGCGTCGTTGCTGTTCCGTACCGCCGACCTGATGCGCGACCGCAAGATGGAATTCATGGCATGGCTGGTATTTGAGGTTTCGAAGAACTGGGCCGAGGCTGATGCCGACATCTCCGAGACAATCGATTTCTGCGAGTTCTATGCGCGCGAGGCGCTGCGCTTTGCGACCGCCGAAACTCCGATTACCCTGCCGCGCGAACGCGACAGCCTGATGTATATCCCGCTGGGAGTGGGCGCAGTGATTCCTCCGTGGAATTTTGCGTGCGCGATCATGGCGGGGATGACGCTGGCTTCGATTGTCAGCGGCAACACGGTGGTGTTGAAGCCCTCGAGCGACTCGCCCACGATTGCAGCGAAGTTCATTGAACTGCTCGAAGAGGCGGGCATGCCCGAGGGAGTGGTCAACTTCTGCCCGGGCGGCGGCGCGACCTTTGGCGATGCGATTGTTTCGCATCCGAAGACGCGTTACATCGCGTTTACCGGCTCACGCGAAGTTGGACTCCACATCAACCAGTCCGCGGCCAAGCAGCAGCCAGGCCAGCTCTGGATCAAGCGGACTATCCTCGAAATGGGCGGCAAGGACGCGATTGTCGTGGATGCCGACGCGGATCTTGACTCGGCTGTGGAAGGGGTTGCTCAGGCCGCGTTTGGGTTCCAGGGGCAGAAATGCTCGGCGTGCTCACGCGCGATCATCGACGAGCGCATTTATGACAAGTTCCTCGAAAAACTGAAAGCGAGAGTGGAGCGCATCACTATCGGCGATCCTGCTGAGAATCCGGGAATGGCGGCGGTGATCAACGAAGGATCGATGAACGATATTCTCCGCTACATCGAGATCGGCAAGAAAGATGGACGGCTGATCACGGGAGGCGCACGAGCGACCAATGCCGGCGAAGGATATTTCATCCAGCCGACGGTGATTGCGGACATCCCGGCGAAGTCGACGCTCGAACAGGAAGAAATTTTTGGACCGGTGCTGGTGGTAATCAAATCGCGTAACTTCGATCACGCGCTGGAAATTGCGAACGATACTGAGTTCGGATTGACGGGCGCCGTGTATTCGAGTTCGCGTGACAAACTCGATCGTGCGGTCCGCGAATTCCACGTCGGCAATCTCTACCTCAATCGCAAGTGTACGGGCGCGATGGTCGGTGCCCATCCCTTCGGTGGATTTAACATGTCAGGGACTGACTCGAAATCGGGCGGCCCGGATTATCTCTACCTGTTTACGCAGGCGAAGAGCGTAGGCGAGAAGATCGTGTAGCCATTACGTTCGTACGGTATGAAAGGCGGGCTTCCGAGCCCGCCTTTCTTATTTGACGGTGCCGGAAAGATACATTTCAGCAACACGGTCGGCAATCTTGTCCGGCTTGGCGCTGCCGAGATTGGTCAGCACGACGACGGTGAGGCGATCGTCTACGTAGCGTGAGATCTCTGTCTCGAAGCCTTGCCATTGGCCTTCATGCTCGACGACATGATGGCCGTTCTTGGTCCCGATAAACCATGCGAATCCGTAATGACCGGAGTTTGGCTGTCCGTTGCTGAGCTTCGCGACGGTCCACATCTGTTCGAAGGTGGATTTCTTCAACAACTTTTCCGTATAGAGGGCCGCATCCCATTTGGCGAGATCCACGATGGTGAAGTAGAGGCTGCCGTCGGCGGTTGTATTCAGAGCAGGCGAAACCCATTCCTGATTCTTCAGTTCGCCCTTTTCCAACCGGTATCCCGCGGCGCGATTTGGAATGATGTCGGCTTCGTTGATAATGCGGGTCGTGCTCATGTCGAGGGGCTTGAAGACGCGCTGCTGAAGGAAGTCGCCGTAGAATTCGCCCGTAACTTTGTGGATGAGAATGCCGAGGGTCAGATATCCCAGGTTGCTGTAGCTCCAACTCGTGCCGGGTGCGTAGGCGAGCGGGATACCTTCGACAATCTTCAGGAGTTCGTGCTCGGAGTAGTCCTTGCGATAATCAAAGGACTTGGGATAGTCGGTGAAGCCTGCCGTATGGCTG is from Acidobacteriota bacterium and encodes:
- a CDS encoding alpha/beta fold hydrolase; translation: MKILGLRSVVLLLLTIPVFAQDGQQQFASLGDFKLVSGEVIRDCRIGYRIYGHLNPEKSNVILFPTWATGTTEQLAGQTAPGGLADSGKYFVVTVDALANGVSSSPSNSHAQSRMKFPRITVRDMVNTQHQLLTEKLGISHVRAVMGISMGGMQTFQWLVSYPEFMDKAVPIVGSPRLAAYDLVLWKSEIDAIKKDPAWKNGNYAHNPAGIQLAELGALVGKTPQRFNQETSRAQVLATLDDESRKTRLDANDHIRQMEAMMGLDVSDVFGGSIEKAAAAVKAKVLVVVGTYDHVVTPEPAKAFAKMMGAQVLEYNSDCGHQTPACEDKTINPLVEAFLAAGK
- a CDS encoding glycosyltransferase — protein: MAKQVFYDPKQARWKRIRRVFDAAALALTLLVIFFIYTALRSEPLPDLSLRTEKRPYHKLKEDEKERAREKRRMAAIARSSRLRHPRKAPSQIKLNAEQGVRAAFYVSWDAASFSSLREYSSQIDLLFPVWLQVLTPDGRLQGVDTETNKMFDVVHDSNIHTVDDKVMAFVKSENTGLEVFPVVQNFDGTDFFPGISDFLNSPEARARFRREIGLFLSSDHYKGLMVDFESFPKKGQVGYVALLQELSSDLHARGMKLYTSVQVRNQDYDYAAISAAVDGVVIMNYDEHYPGGTPGPVASQEWFASNVQEAMKIIPKEKLICAIGNYGYDWVEKPKKGKLPPGLIDKNVSVQDAWLGSRDSEEDIDFDGDSLNPHFSYLDEQNFRHDIWYLDAVTALNQMRSAQTLGIETFALWRLGAEDRSLWRVWDIPGDADAVNKLRQVPPGQDVDMEGQGEILRIEARPAEGERDLKVDASTGLIDFETFNALPEPYRVARYGASQKQLAITFDDGPDPQWTPKVLDVLKNEHAPATFFLIGLQADNFGSLTSRIYREGHEIGNHTFTHPDISNIGSRYMQVELNLTERLLASRLGIRTLLFRPPYSIDQEPDTEDQVRPLELTQDMGYITIGNKIDPNDWRDNPRHTAEQIATDVLEHLPPCAVNDQRCGNIILLHDGGGNRAETVRALPLIIEGARARGFEFVPVYQLMGKTKVDVMPPLRANEFWGARLNWLSFGLFDGLLVAIVVVFFVGDVLMTGRLASIGILAVYDRLRSQVFGTPEQVAVHRPKVAILIPAYNEEKVIERTIQGALDSDYPNLHVIVIDDGSTDRTLEVARSAFRREIADGRVVILGKKNSGKAEALNFGLEHIGDAEFFVGIDADTIIAPDAIARMVPHFINPRVGAVAGNAKVGNRVNLWTRWQALEYITSQNFERRALNTMGAVSVVPGAIGAWRVSAVRDAGGYHVDTVAEDADLTMALLRDGYRVEYEDLALAFTEAPTNANGLMRQRFRWSFGILQAVWKHRGVFARKGVLGWVALPNILIFQILLPLVSPFIDIMFLGGALWYAVRKYFHPDSTDPSDFIKLVVYFAAFLIIDFLASAIAFALERRQPEAREDGWLLSQVWLQRFAYRQLFSVVLIKTLKRAIQGRPFAWDKLERSADVNYVPAEKRDSVNVP
- the pruA gene encoding L-glutamate gamma-semialdehyde dehydrogenase; the encoded protein is MATLEAPPRPRVDLHAGPFVTEPFFDFSRDDNARKMRAAIAKVRGQLGREYDLIIGGKRVKTSDKIRSIDPAKPSQVVGIHQKAGKDHVEPAMQAALKAFTTWSRTTVEERASLLFRTADLMRDRKMEFMAWLVFEVSKNWAEADADISETIDFCEFYAREALRFATAETPITLPRERDSLMYIPLGVGAVIPPWNFACAIMAGMTLASIVSGNTVVLKPSSDSPTIAAKFIELLEEAGMPEGVVNFCPGGGATFGDAIVSHPKTRYIAFTGSREVGLHINQSAAKQQPGQLWIKRTILEMGGKDAIVVDADADLDSAVEGVAQAAFGFQGQKCSACSRAIIDERIYDKFLEKLKARVERITIGDPAENPGMAAVINEGSMNDILRYIEIGKKDGRLITGGARATNAGEGYFIQPTVIADIPAKSTLEQEEIFGPVLVVIKSRNFDHALEIANDTEFGLTGAVYSSSRDKLDRAVREFHVGNLYLNRKCTGAMVGAHPFGGFNMSGTDSKSGGPDYLYLFTQAKSVGEKIV
- a CDS encoding beta-lactamase family protein, coding for MNLRYWAVFILTLVLSHSAAFAAADQTPDAVDQFVNTEMTRQHIPGVALLVSRDGKPVRSQGYGMSNLELQVPVKPETIFQSGSVGKQFTATAVMMLVDEGKVGLEDPLTKYFPDAPTAWQKVTVRHLLSHTAGFTDYPKSFDYRKDYSEHELLKIVEGIPLAYAPGTSWSYSNLGYLTLGILIHKVTGEFYGDFLQQRVFKPLDMSTTRIINEADIIPNRAAGYRLEKGELKNQEWVSPALNTTADGSLYFTIVDLAKWDAALYTEKLLKKSTFEQMWTVAKLSNGQPNSGHYGFAWFIGTKNGHHVVEHEGQWQGFETEISRYVDDRLTVVVLTNLGSAKPDKIADRVAEMYLSGTVK
- a CDS encoding tryptophanase; the protein is MPRTIIEPFRIKSVEPIHWTTRAQREQFLHAANYNLFLLAADDVLIDLLTDSGTGAMSTHQWAAIMEGDESYAGSKSFERFRSSVQDIFGYKHVIPTHQGRAAERILFSVMCKKCDVVPNNTHFDTTRANVEFTGAEAADLVIPEGREPSLKHPFKGNMDVKALEALIEKVGRERVPLVMLTVTNNSGGGQPVSMENVRAVRAVCDRHRIPLYFDACRFAENAYFIKMREPEYANKTPKEIAQEMFRYGDGCTMSAKKDGMANIGGFLCTNNDILAQQEMNLLILTEGYPTYGGLAGRDLEAIAVGVQEALHEDYLHYRIASTAYLGNHIAEEGVPIVQPPGGHAIYIDARAFLPHVPSDQFPGVALANELYLEGGIRSVEIGTLMFGAAAKMDLVRLAIPRRVYTQSHVDYVVEVILQVWKNRARIPGMVLDYEAPFLRHFTARLKPTEAAVAARP
- a CDS encoding glycosyltransferase family 39 protein, translated to MLNAECYISPVLRLLLRHRRFFLGTALAGLALRLCFLVYFPSITDDSRIYADFATNWLQHGIYGTTQAGNIVPTDERLPGYPAFLAAIFAIFGPANFRAVMLIQILLDLGTCLLIADLARRAISDRSARIAFALAALCPFLANYAAAVLTETLEVFFTVLALDCGVAAFEALRNDRYNWKMWVASGLAIGACILLRPDGGLLLAAIGLYFAIVICRRWRSQASPVPAINAAVIVVLCALVPLVPWTLRNLTTLHRFQPLAPRYATASDELAARGFNRWVRTWIVDYASVEEIYWSVPGDKIDPDKLPSRAFDSPQQRDATLALIDDYNESGAMTAALDVRFGLLASERIREHRTRYYVLLPSLRIVDMWLRPRTELLPPDVRWWEFNDDIKGSIMAVTFGLLNLAYVAMALMAVVQRSSQIRMLAMLGGFVLLRSAFLGSLENPETRYTLECYPVVIVLAAAFLTRTREANLEGS